Proteins from one Acetoanaerobium noterae genomic window:
- a CDS encoding DUF3798 domain-containing protein, which yields MKKRLIGLALAMLMAIPMAGCNTPAATEEPAAEPAADAAASYKIGIMTGTVSQGEEEYRAAEKMKEKYGDQIILQTYPDNFMKEQETTIANVMSMASDPDVKAIIVVQAIPGTSAAIDKVREMRDDILFIAGVPGEDPDMIASKADVVFQADELGMGTSIIEQAEKMGAKNFVHYSFPRHMSYQLLAMRRDIFRETCEAKGINFIDATAPDPTGDAGVPGAQQFILEDVPRKVKELGPETAFFSTNCSMQEPLIKSVLEQGALYPQQCCPSPYHGYPGALGIEIPDDKKGDVDYVVEQISAKIAEKGGTGKFSTWPVPVNMLFVEGGVEYARAYVEGEITEKVDEAKLEEIFTELAGNPIDLTTFTNESTGNEFKNFFMFLSDYITF from the coding sequence GTGAAAAAACGTTTAATCGGATTAGCTTTAGCAATGTTAATGGCAATTCCAATGGCTGGTTGTAATACTCCAGCTGCTACAGAAGAACCTGCTGCTGAGCCAGCTGCAGATGCTGCTGCTAGCTACAAAATCGGTATCATGACTGGTACAGTATCTCAAGGTGAAGAGGAGTACCGTGCTGCTGAGAAGATGAAGGAAAAATATGGAGATCAAATTATTCTTCAAACTTATCCTGATAACTTCATGAAAGAGCAAGAAACTACTATAGCAAACGTTATGAGTATGGCATCTGACCCAGATGTAAAAGCTATAATAGTAGTACAAGCTATACCTGGTACTTCTGCTGCAATCGACAAAGTTCGCGAGATGAGAGATGATATCTTATTTATCGCTGGTGTTCCTGGTGAAGACCCTGATATGATTGCTAGTAAAGCCGATGTTGTATTCCAAGCAGATGAACTTGGAATGGGTACATCAATTATCGAACAAGCTGAAAAAATGGGCGCTAAAAACTTTGTTCACTATTCATTCCCAAGACATATGTCTTATCAGCTTCTTGCAATGAGAAGAGATATCTTCAGAGAAACTTGCGAAGCTAAAGGAATCAACTTTATTGATGCAACTGCTCCAGACCCAACAGGAGACGCTGGTGTTCCAGGTGCTCAGCAGTTCATTTTAGAAGATGTTCCTAGAAAAGTTAAAGAGCTTGGACCAGAAACAGCGTTCTTTAGTACTAACTGCTCAATGCAAGAGCCACTTATCAAATCTGTATTAGAGCAAGGTGCTCTTTATCCACAGCAATGTTGTCCATCTCCTTACCACGGATATCCAGGAGCTCTTGGAATAGAGATTCCTGATGACAAAAAAGGTGATGTTGATTATGTTGTAGAGCAAATCAGCGCTAAGATAGCTGAAAAAGGTGGAACAGGAAAATTCTCTACATGGCCAGTTCCAGTAAACATGCTATTTGTTGAAGGTGGAGTTGAGTATGCTAGAGCATATGTAGAAGGCGAAATCACTGAAAAAGTTGACGAAGCTAAATTAGAAGAAATCTTCACAGAATTAGCTGGAAACCCAATCGACTTAACTACATTTACAAATGAAAGTACTGGAAATGAATTTAAAAACTTCTTTATGTTCCTTTCTGATTACATCACTTTCTAA
- a CDS encoding ABC transporter permease subunit, which yields MEISTKKIISTLGIPRLIIITFMIVLCVMAVFLKLPLNDLLSDTLIRTGMNGVLVLAMVPGILSGIGLNFGLPLGIVCGLVGGLISIEMDLTGYMAFFVAILVSIPMSAVVGALYGYLLNRVKGSEMMVATYVGFSAVSLMCIAWLIMPFTAEEVKWPIGEGLRTTIALTGRYDKILDHTLAFDVFGVTIPTGLLLFFFLSCFLMALFLKTKTGMAMKAAGDNPRFAVASGINVDKQRIVGTMISTILGAVGIVVYAQSFGFFQLYTAPLMMGFAAVAAILIGGASARRANMLHVILGTFLFQGLLTISLPVANKIITEGNLSEVLRIIVQNGIILYALTKVSSGGD from the coding sequence ATGGAAATATCAACTAAAAAAATTATATCTACCCTCGGAATACCTAGACTTATAATAATTACTTTTATGATTGTATTATGCGTTATGGCAGTTTTCCTTAAACTTCCACTTAATGACCTACTGTCTGACACTCTTATAAGAACTGGTATGAATGGAGTATTGGTTCTAGCTATGGTGCCAGGTATATTATCTGGAATTGGGCTTAATTTTGGTCTTCCTTTAGGTATAGTTTGTGGTCTCGTTGGAGGGCTTATCAGTATAGAAATGGATTTAACTGGATACATGGCATTTTTCGTAGCTATCCTAGTCTCTATCCCAATGTCAGCTGTTGTAGGCGCTCTTTATGGATATCTACTTAATAGAGTAAAGGGCTCTGAGATGATGGTTGCCACTTATGTAGGATTTTCAGCTGTATCTCTTATGTGTATTGCATGGCTTATCATGCCATTTACAGCTGAAGAAGTAAAATGGCCTATAGGTGAAGGTCTTAGAACAACTATAGCACTTACAGGTAGATATGATAAGATACTCGATCACACGCTTGCTTTTGATGTTTTTGGCGTTACTATCCCTACTGGATTATTGTTGTTCTTTTTCTTATCTTGTTTTCTAATGGCTCTTTTCTTAAAAACTAAAACTGGAATGGCAATGAAAGCTGCTGGTGATAATCCAAGGTTCGCAGTTGCTTCTGGTATAAATGTTGATAAGCAAAGAATTGTGGGAACTATGATATCAACAATACTTGGTGCTGTAGGTATAGTAGTTTATGCACAAAGTTTTGGTTTCTTCCAGCTATATACTGCTCCTTTGATGATGGGCTTTGCTGCAGTAGCTGCTATCCTTATAGGTGGCGCATCTGCTAGACGTGCTAACATGCTACATGTTATACTTGGTACATTTTTATTCCAAGGACTTCTTACTATTTCCCTTCCAGTTGCTAATAAAATAATAACTGAAGGTAACCTGTCAGAGGTACTAAGAATAATAGTACAAAATGGTATAATTCTATATGCACTTACAAAAGTATCTTCAGGGGGTGACTAG
- the hemC gene encoding hydroxymethylbilane synthase, whose protein sequence is MKIIVGSRGSQLALTQTKLIVNELSKLNPNVNFEIKVIKTKGDKIQDIPLDKMNDKGIFVKEIEEQLISYEIDMAVHSMKDMPTKMDERLVFPVIPKREDPRDALILKNNLKLEDLSMLETMIIGTGSKRRSYQFKAAYPKAEFEPIRGNIDTRINKLHTQNLDGIILAASGLKRISRENEISHYFDEKTMIPAPCQGILALQTRTNDYQVIAVLSKVEDRCSRIQYIAERAYLEEIEGGCHAPVGAYCEINEDKITIYAVYGDEQGSKLIRDNITGTTDNADELGRTLAKKMKRALEESYEKR, encoded by the coding sequence ATGAAAATAATAGTTGGAAGTAGAGGAAGTCAGCTAGCTTTGACTCAGACAAAGCTTATCGTCAATGAGCTAAGCAAACTAAACCCAAATGTTAATTTTGAGATTAAAGTAATAAAGACAAAAGGGGATAAAATTCAAGACATACCACTTGATAAAATGAATGATAAAGGTATTTTTGTAAAAGAGATAGAGGAGCAGCTTATATCTTACGAAATAGACATGGCAGTTCACTCTATGAAGGACATGCCTACTAAAATGGATGAGAGATTAGTATTTCCAGTCATTCCTAAAAGAGAAGACCCAAGAGATGCACTTATTTTAAAAAATAACCTTAAGCTAGAAGACCTCAGCATGCTCGAAACTATGATTATTGGAACAGGAAGTAAAAGAAGAAGCTATCAATTTAAAGCAGCCTATCCAAAAGCAGAATTTGAGCCTATACGTGGAAATATAGATACTAGAATAAATAAGCTTCATACACAAAATTTAGATGGGATTATTTTAGCAGCATCAGGGCTAAAGAGAATAAGTAGAGAAAACGAGATTTCTCATTATTTTGATGAGAAGACTATGATTCCAGCACCCTGTCAAGGAATCCTAGCACTTCAAACCAGAACGAATGACTACCAAGTAATTGCAGTACTTAGCAAAGTGGAGGATAGATGCTCTAGAATTCAGTACATAGCAGAAAGAGCGTACCTAGAAGAAATCGAAGGCGGATGCCATGCTCCAGTAGGAGCATACTGCGAAATAAACGAAGATAAAATTACTATCTATGCTGTTTATGGAGATGAGCAAGGTAGTAAATTAATCAGAGATAACATAACTGGAACAACAGATAATGCAGATGAACTAGGAAGAACCTTAGCTAAGAAAATGAAACGTGCATTGGAGGAAAGCTATGAAAAAAGGTAA
- the cobA gene encoding uroporphyrinogen-III C-methyltransferase: MKKGKVYLVGAGPGDAGLITVNGMNAIKKADVIVYDRLANPKLLKYNQKSAKLVYVGKASKEHTMKQEDISQLLVDEALAGKTVVRLKGGDPYVFGRGGEEGQLLYQNNVDFEIIPGITSGIGGLAYAGIPITHRDHASSLHLITGHLKSEEDELNYDALAKLDGTLVFYMGVANLKNIAKGLCDSGKDSKTPVALISWATHPSQKTITTTLDEIINDRFTDEVRPPSLIAVGTVINLKNELDFFESKPLHSKRVIVTRARNQASSLVETLEDLGAMVIECPSIKIVEKNNNELKEAIAKLDSYTHLVFTSQNGVRIFMDELLESFDARKLSHLKIASIGEATSKELLSYGIKYDLMPKRFVAEELGALLLEEVTKDSKILLPRAEGARDILIKILEDKCTIDEVKIYKSEIEELDEETRNELLDGADYITFTSSSTVSNFYEMIDENILKKLEETKIISIGPITSETIKEHGKKVHAQAESYSIDGVLETILMEAQK; this comes from the coding sequence ATGAAAAAAGGTAAAGTATATCTAGTAGGTGCAGGACCTGGTGATGCAGGACTTATAACAGTAAATGGTATGAATGCGATAAAGAAAGCTGATGTAATAGTTTACGATAGACTAGCTAATCCAAAGCTTCTTAAATACAATCAGAAATCTGCAAAACTAGTGTATGTTGGAAAAGCGTCTAAAGAGCATACAATGAAGCAGGAGGATATATCACAACTTCTTGTAGATGAAGCACTAGCAGGAAAAACAGTTGTTAGATTAAAAGGTGGAGATCCTTATGTTTTTGGAAGAGGGGGAGAGGAAGGCCAGCTTCTCTACCAAAACAATGTTGACTTTGAAATAATACCAGGAATTACTTCAGGAATAGGAGGACTAGCTTATGCGGGGATTCCTATAACGCATAGAGACCATGCATCATCACTTCATCTTATTACCGGGCATTTAAAATCTGAAGAAGATGAGCTAAATTATGATGCTTTAGCAAAGCTAGATGGAACTTTGGTGTTTTATATGGGAGTTGCAAATCTTAAAAATATTGCTAAAGGTCTATGTGATTCTGGTAAGGATTCTAAAACTCCTGTTGCACTTATTTCATGGGCGACTCACCCTAGCCAAAAAACTATTACTACTACTCTAGATGAAATAATAAATGACAGATTTACTGATGAAGTTAGGCCGCCTAGCTTGATTGCAGTAGGAACAGTAATAAATCTAAAAAATGAGCTTGATTTTTTTGAATCTAAACCACTTCATTCTAAAAGAGTTATAGTTACTAGAGCTAGAAATCAAGCAAGCTCTCTAGTAGAAACTCTTGAGGATTTAGGAGCTATGGTCATTGAATGTCCTTCAATTAAAATAGTTGAGAAAAATAATAACGAGCTAAAAGAAGCTATTGCTAAATTAGATTCCTATACTCACCTTGTATTTACAAGTCAAAATGGAGTAAGGATATTTATGGATGAGCTTTTAGAAAGCTTTGACGCAAGAAAATTAAGTCACTTAAAGATTGCTTCTATAGGAGAAGCAACCTCTAAAGAGCTGCTTAGCTATGGTATAAAGTATGATTTGATGCCGAAAAGATTTGTTGCAGAAGAGCTAGGAGCTCTATTACTGGAAGAAGTGACAAAAGATAGTAAAATTTTACTTCCAAGAGCAGAAGGGGCAAGAGATATATTAATAAAAATACTAGAAGATAAATGCACCATAGATGAAGTTAAAATATATAAATCTGAGATAGAAGAGCTTGATGAAGAAACTAGAAATGAGCTTCTTGATGGAGCAGATTATATTACATTTACAAGCTCGTCTACAGTTAGTAATTTTTATGAAATGATAGATGAAAATATATTAAAGAAACTTGAGGAAACTAAAATAATCTCTATTGGACCGATAACAAGTGAAACAATAAAGGAGCATGGGAAAAAAGTTCATGCTCAGGCTGAGTCCTACAGTATTGACGGAGTACTTGAGACAATTTTGATGGAGGCGCAAAAATAA
- the hemB gene encoding porphobilinogen synthase, producing the protein MIKRPRRLRSTANVRALVRETHLNKSGLVYPIFVVEGEGIKREISSLKDCYHYSVDMLDDEIKELKSLGINSVMLFGIPELKDEEATSAYDENGIVQKAIRRIKSYAPDFYVITDVCMCQYTTHGHCGIISEAGEVLNDVTINYIAKIALSHVKAGADMVAPSDMMDGRIGAIRSLLDESGFYNTPIMAYSAKYASAYYGPFRVAASSAPGFGDRKTYQMDFHNTDEALREVELDIEEGADIVMVKPAMSYMDVISRVKSSYNIPVAAYNVSGEYAMLKMAVEQGIMNESVIYETMVSIKRAGADIIITYFAKDIAKML; encoded by the coding sequence ATGATTAAAAGACCTAGAAGACTTCGTAGTACAGCAAATGTAAGAGCTTTAGTAAGAGAAACTCATCTTAATAAGTCTGGACTTGTATATCCTATATTTGTAGTAGAAGGAGAGGGAATAAAACGTGAAATCTCCTCTCTTAAGGATTGCTATCATTACTCTGTGGATATGCTTGATGACGAAATAAAAGAGCTAAAGAGTCTTGGTATAAATTCAGTTATGCTCTTTGGTATACCTGAATTAAAAGATGAAGAAGCTACTAGTGCCTATGATGAAAATGGAATAGTTCAAAAGGCAATAAGAAGAATAAAGAGCTATGCTCCTGATTTTTATGTAATAACAGATGTATGCATGTGTCAATATACCACGCATGGACATTGTGGAATTATTTCTGAAGCTGGAGAAGTGCTAAATGATGTAACAATAAACTATATTGCTAAGATTGCTCTAAGTCATGTTAAAGCTGGAGCAGATATGGTTGCTCCCTCTGATATGATGGATGGAAGAATAGGGGCAATTAGAAGCCTACTGGATGAGAGCGGCTTTTATAACACTCCGATAATGGCATATAGTGCAAAATACGCTTCTGCATACTATGGACCATTTAGAGTAGCAGCTTCATCTGCACCTGGATTTGGAGACAGAAAAACCTACCAGATGGACTTTCATAACACTGATGAAGCCCTAAGAGAAGTTGAGCTGGATATAGAAGAAGGTGCAGACATAGTAATGGTAAAGCCTGCTATGTCTTATATGGATGTGATTAGTAGAGTAAAGAGCTCATACAACATACCAGTAGCTGCATACAATGTAAGCGGAGAATACGCTATGTTAAAGATGGCAGTAGAGCAAGGTATTATGAATGAATCTGTGATTTATGAAACAATGGTTAGTATAAAAAGAGCGGGAGCAGATATAATAATAACTTATTTTGCTAAAGATATTGCAAAAATGCTATAA
- a CDS encoding sugar ABC transporter ATP-binding protein, whose amino-acid sequence MQNQEYIIQMKDIRKEYFGNPVLKGVNLNVKKGEIHALLGENGAGKSTLMNILFGMPVIHSTGGYQGEVTFDGQLTTIDSPNTAMNLGIGMVHQEFMLIPGFSITENIKLNREILKPNIFSPMLGDQAKTLDFKKMDQESQVSLDTLGLNLKVQSKVEGLPVGFMQFIEIAREIDKKNMRLMVFDEPTAVLTESEADTLLKAMRRIADSGISILFITHRLDEVMQVSDSITVLRDGEQVASLNTKDTNVIELAEIMVGRKIENMAQREEHESSKEVIMKIDNLVVDMPGEEVKGVNLEIKKGEILGIGGLAGQGKIGIPNGIMGIYPSKGSVTFNGQNIPLNNPAQSLKSKIAFVSEDRRGVGLLLDCSIEENIVLTSMQIQNKFIKNYGIMTQIDKKAIRAHALEMITNLDIRCTGPEQLTRRLSGGNQQKVCIARALTLDPEIIFVSEPTRGIDIGAKKLVLDTLVELNKRLGMTVVVISSELAELRSVCDRIAIVTEGKIEGILSPSDNDADFGLMMSGDYHKIHGKEVG is encoded by the coding sequence ATGCAAAATCAAGAATATATAATACAGATGAAGGATATACGCAAAGAATACTTTGGCAATCCTGTTTTAAAAGGTGTAAATCTAAATGTAAAAAAAGGTGAGATTCATGCTCTATTAGGTGAAAATGGAGCAGGAAAATCTACACTTATGAATATCCTATTTGGAATGCCAGTAATTCATTCAACTGGTGGATATCAAGGCGAAGTTACCTTTGATGGTCAGCTTACTACTATCGATTCTCCAAATACAGCTATGAATTTAGGTATAGGAATGGTCCATCAGGAGTTTATGCTTATTCCTGGATTTAGTATCACTGAAAATATAAAGCTTAATCGTGAAATTCTAAAGCCAAATATTTTTAGTCCTATGCTTGGAGATCAAGCAAAAACATTAGATTTTAAAAAAATGGACCAAGAGTCTCAGGTTTCATTAGATACTTTGGGTCTTAATCTAAAAGTCCAAAGCAAGGTTGAAGGACTTCCTGTTGGATTCATGCAGTTTATCGAGATTGCTAGGGAAATTGATAAAAAAAATATGAGGCTTATGGTATTTGATGAGCCTACAGCCGTACTTACTGAAAGTGAAGCAGATACTTTACTTAAGGCAATGAGAAGAATTGCAGACAGTGGTATATCAATTCTATTTATAACTCACAGATTAGATGAAGTTATGCAGGTTTCAGATTCTATCACTGTACTTAGAGATGGAGAACAAGTTGCAAGTCTTAACACAAAGGATACAAATGTTATAGAGCTTGCTGAAATAATGGTTGGAAGAAAAATCGAAAATATGGCTCAAAGGGAAGAACATGAATCTTCTAAAGAAGTAATTATGAAAATTGATAATTTAGTTGTAGATATGCCTGGCGAGGAAGTAAAGGGCGTTAATTTAGAAATTAAAAAAGGTGAGATTTTAGGTATTGGAGGACTTGCTGGCCAAGGAAAAATAGGTATACCAAATGGAATTATGGGAATCTATCCTTCTAAAGGTTCAGTGACATTTAATGGTCAAAATATTCCTCTTAATAACCCTGCTCAATCTTTGAAAAGTAAAATTGCCTTTGTTTCTGAAGATAGACGTGGCGTTGGTCTACTGCTTGATTGCTCAATAGAAGAAAATATCGTTCTTACCTCTATGCAGATTCAAAATAAATTCATAAAAAATTATGGAATAATGACTCAAATTGATAAAAAAGCAATTAGAGCTCACGCTTTAGAAATGATAACTAATCTAGATATAAGATGTACTGGTCCAGAACAGCTCACAAGAAGGCTAAGTGGTGGTAATCAGCAAAAGGTTTGTATAGCTAGGGCTCTTACTCTTGATCCTGAAATTATATTTGTTTCAGAACCAACAAGAGGTATTGATATCGGAGCTAAAAAACTGGTTCTTGATACACTAGTTGAGCTTAATAAAAGACTTGGAATGACCGTAGTTGTAATATCAAGTGAGCTAGCTGAGCTTAGATCAGTTTGTGATAGAATAGCTATTGTAACTGAAGGAAAAATTGAAGGTATCCTATCTCCTAGTGATAATGATGCAGATTTTGGATTAATGATGTCTGGTGACTATCATAAAATTCATGGAAAGGAGGTAGGTTAA
- a CDS encoding GNAT family N-acetyltransferase → MSAEYRIKTFSALTEKEVSALYEFCNSQQIEDFYSDLNEMKKYYSSNVLNKGENHFSLWVNDDIKACGGYVDLMAKEKNEIYITQAFSAEDNKKYWELLYSNLLSSMSKRLDQAILDEVYIKLGLRGKSSLIYSWSIDENFIDDFDMLKLKYDLSKASTFEDAQNLVCHKNLSVETWEIFRDIHDKAFVPIPNGGRLDSDSYEEYMTTVDDTTSNLIYYYNNLPIGISIFAKDDSEIFLDALAVNPEFHSKGYGKLILKYLSGNLKTQGYKSIKLIVANNNAPSYNLYLKYGFVLDKIYVKWMKKKFK, encoded by the coding sequence ATGAGCGCAGAATATAGAATAAAAACATTTTCAGCTTTAACTGAGAAAGAAGTCTCAGCCTTATATGAATTTTGTAATTCTCAGCAAATAGAAGATTTTTATTCTGATTTAAATGAAATGAAAAAATACTATTCCTCAAATGTATTGAATAAAGGAGAAAACCACTTTAGTCTATGGGTAAATGATGATATTAAAGCATGCGGCGGATATGTGGATTTGATGGCTAAAGAAAAAAATGAAATCTATATTACTCAAGCTTTTTCTGCAGAAGATAATAAAAAGTACTGGGAGCTACTTTATTCTAATCTTTTAAGTTCTATGAGTAAGCGACTTGATCAAGCAATATTAGATGAGGTTTATATCAAGCTAGGACTAAGAGGTAAAAGTAGTCTTATTTATAGCTGGAGCATAGATGAAAATTTTATAGATGATTTTGATATGCTAAAACTAAAATATGATTTATCAAAAGCTTCTACTTTTGAAGATGCTCAAAATTTAGTTTGTCATAAGAACCTATCTGTTGAAACCTGGGAAATATTCAGAGATATTCACGATAAAGCTTTTGTCCCAATTCCAAACGGTGGTAGATTGGATTCAGATTCATACGAGGAATATATGACTACAGTTGATGATACTACTTCTAATTTGATTTATTACTACAATAATCTTCCTATTGGCATATCGATTTTTGCTAAGGATGATTCAGAAATATTTCTCGATGCTCTAGCTGTAAATCCTGAGTTTCATTCAAAAGGCTATGGGAAATTAATCCTTAAGTATTTAAGTGGCAATCTAAAGACTCAAGGCTATAAGAGCATTAAATTAATTGTTGCTAACAATAACGCTCCTTCTTATAATTTATATCTTAAGTATGGCTTTGTTCTTGATAAAATCTATGTTAAATGGATGAAAAAGAAATTTAAATAA
- the hemL gene encoding glutamate-1-semialdehyde 2,1-aminomutase, giving the protein MNRDKSNALYDKAKNYIPGGVNSPVRAFGSVDKAPIFVDRADGAYIYDIDGNKYLDYISSWGPLIFGHNDPEMIETFKSSLEKGITYGVPSYIEVDMAQEIVKAYPACEMVRMVNSGTEATMSAIRTARGYTRKDKLIKFEGCYHGHSDCLLVKSGSGTLTFNAPTSLGVPEDVIKDTIVCTFNDIESVKSAINQNKDQIAAIIIEGVPGNMGVVPPCPDFLKQLRKLTKDEGILLILDEVITGFRIAYGGVSEVYGIEPDMVCFGKIIGGGLPVGAYGGKREIMQVVSPLGGVYQAGTLSGNPLAMHMGLKTLQRLRENPSIYSELEAKAIKLEQGFKKNLSDLGLNYTITRVKSMISFFFAEGEIANYQDVQKSDTDKYGEFFRFMLNKGILLPPAQFEGLFVNTAITDEELEYTIICHKEALKAIHNI; this is encoded by the coding sequence ATGAATAGAGATAAATCAAATGCTTTGTATGATAAAGCTAAAAACTATATTCCAGGAGGAGTAAATAGTCCAGTAAGAGCCTTTGGCTCAGTAGACAAAGCTCCTATTTTTGTAGATAGAGCTGATGGAGCATATATTTACGATATAGATGGCAATAAATACTTAGACTATATTTCATCATGGGGACCACTTATTTTTGGGCATAATGATCCTGAAATGATAGAGACCTTTAAATCATCTCTTGAAAAAGGCATTACATACGGTGTTCCTTCATACATTGAAGTAGATATGGCTCAGGAAATAGTTAAAGCATATCCTGCTTGTGAGATGGTTAGAATGGTCAACTCAGGAACAGAGGCAACTATGAGTGCAATTCGTACAGCTAGGGGATACACTAGAAAAGACAAGCTGATTAAGTTTGAGGGGTGCTATCATGGTCATTCAGATTGCCTACTTGTAAAATCAGGCTCTGGAACGCTTACCTTTAATGCTCCTACAAGCCTTGGAGTGCCAGAGGATGTAATAAAAGACACAATAGTATGTACATTTAACGATATAGAATCAGTAAAATCCGCAATAAATCAAAACAAGGACCAAATAGCAGCAATAATAATAGAAGGAGTTCCAGGAAACATGGGAGTTGTGCCACCTTGTCCAGACTTCTTAAAACAACTTAGAAAGCTTACGAAGGATGAAGGGATACTTCTTATCCTAGATGAAGTAATAACAGGGTTTAGGATAGCTTATGGTGGTGTGAGCGAAGTGTATGGTATCGAGCCAGACATGGTATGCTTTGGAAAGATAATTGGTGGAGGACTTCCAGTAGGTGCTTATGGTGGGAAAAGAGAAATCATGCAGGTAGTTTCGCCTCTAGGTGGAGTATATCAGGCAGGAACCTTATCGGGAAATCCACTTGCTATGCATATGGGACTCAAAACTCTTCAAAGATTAAGAGAAAATCCAAGCATATATAGTGAACTCGAAGCAAAAGCTATAAAACTAGAGCAAGGCTTTAAGAAAAATTTATCTGACCTTGGACTTAATTACACAATAACTAGAGTGAAATCCATGATATCATTCTTCTTTGCAGAGGGAGAAATTGCAAATTATCAGGATGTCCAAAAATCTGATACTGATAAATATGGAGAGTTTTTCAGATTTATGCTAAACAAAGGAATCTTGCTTCCACCAGCACAATTTGAAGGCTTATTTGTAAACACTGCAATTACTGATGAAGAGCTTGAATATACTATTATTTGCCATAAAGAAGCACTTAAGGCTATTCATAACATATAA
- a CDS encoding ABC transporter permease subunit gives MEAEKLVFEENKPESMGSNIKKILFDNSVTFIFIVLCLAGVYLSKQPIPFIANELIQRITRNSFLVLSLIIPVLAGMGLNFGIVLGAMAGQIAIIAVTHFKIGGIAGFGLAALLTIPIALLFGYFTAKLLNKTKGQEMISGMILGFFANGLYQLLFLFLVGTIIPMDNPTLVLSAGIGLKNTIDLSGPQGTKYALDAFAKIPFIKSTIVFALAGTGYYVFRIIQSNKDERLKMERNSFIIRAVLFAALLIISFYVSTIKSLINNISVPLATVVVVGLLCVFNVFILKTKAGQDFRSVGQDMNIAKISGIPVDKIRIRAILISTVLAGWGQLIFLQNIGTLNTYGSHEQVGTFAIAALLIGGASVTKATIGQAIIGTALFHTLFIVSPQAGKNLFGNAQIGEYFRVFVAYGVIGVSLGLHAWKQLFDKKNKK, from the coding sequence ATGGAAGCAGAAAAATTAGTTTTTGAAGAGAATAAACCTGAAAGTATGGGTTCAAACATTAAAAAAATACTATTTGATAATAGTGTAACTTTTATTTTTATCGTTCTATGTTTAGCTGGAGTTTATCTTTCTAAACAGCCTATCCCATTTATTGCGAATGAATTGATTCAGCGTATCACTAGAAACTCTTTTCTAGTACTTTCACTGATAATCCCTGTACTTGCTGGTATGGGTCTAAATTTCGGTATAGTACTAGGCGCTATGGCTGGACAAATAGCAATAATTGCCGTAACCCACTTTAAAATAGGTGGAATAGCTGGTTTTGGATTAGCAGCTCTACTTACTATACCAATTGCTTTATTATTTGGTTATTTTACTGCTAAATTACTTAATAAAACTAAAGGTCAAGAAATGATTTCTGGTATGATTCTAGGTTTCTTTGCTAATGGTTTATATCAGCTTTTATTCTTATTCTTAGTTGGAACTATAATTCCTATGGATAACCCTACTCTAGTTTTAAGTGCAGGGATAGGGCTTAAAAACACAATAGATTTATCTGGTCCACAAGGAACAAAATATGCTCTTGATGCATTCGCCAAAATCCCTTTTATTAAATCAACTATTGTTTTTGCATTAGCAGGTACTGGCTACTATGTATTTAGAATAATTCAAAGTAATAAAGATGAAAGACTTAAGATGGAAAGAAATAGTTTCATAATAAGAGCTGTTCTCTTTGCAGCACTTTTAATTATTTCATTCTATGTAAGTACTATTAAATCTCTTATTAACAACATATCAGTACCTCTTGCTACTGTGGTAGTTGTTGGGCTTTTATGTGTATTTAATGTATTTATTCTAAAAACAAAAGCAGGCCAAGATTTTAGAAGTGTTGGCCAGGATATGAATATTGCTAAAATATCTGGTATTCCAGTTGATAAGATTCGTATAAGAGCTATCCTTATCTCTACTGTACTTGCTGGTTGGGGTCAGCTTATCTTCCTGCAAAATATAGGAACTCTTAATACTTATGGAAGTCATGAGCAGGTTGGTACATTTGCAATTGCTGCTCTTCTAATAGGTGGAGCTTCTGTTACAAAGGCAACTATAGGACAAGCTATCATAGGAACAGCACTATTTCATACCCTATTTATAGTTTCTCCTCAAGCTGGTAAAAACTTATTTGGAAATGCACAAATCGGTGAGTATTTCAGGGTTTTCGTAGCTTATGGAGTTATAGGGGTATCCCTTGGACTACATGCTTGGAAGCAGCTTTTCGACAAGAAAAACAAGAAGTAA